The candidate division KSB1 bacterium genome includes a region encoding these proteins:
- a CDS encoding glycosyltransferase family 4 protein: MNSRILMISQSFYDKDPRVQREAEALMDHGYQVDVIALCHNSHRRIDCLHGVRIYQIPIKKRRGKVLRYFFEYLAFFVMSFGLAGLLHIRRNYQICYVHNMPDFLIFAAMIPKLLGAKVIIDVHDPMPELFSILYPNRTWLIKLIQFQERLSLKFADQIITTTEFIRSKLIQRGAHRDRISVIMNLPDPRLFMGPTQTLSQDSSRSEFVLLFAGTISKRNGLGTVIAALPMIKDKIPTIQFRIIGNGEYIDELKQTVADSQLFSWVKFEPPVPLSKMPTEILRADAVIWLPPKNDFSDIVMSTKTLEALVMGKPVITVRTACHNYYFRDSDVIYVDPDRSETIVAAVLDLYQDHNKRRYFVENSSNIAKRFSWEVEKQRYFELIDQFNQNSKQRFEKRHKRVITTDNQE; encoded by the coding sequence ATGAATTCTCGAATTTTGATGATCTCCCAATCTTTTTATGATAAGGATCCGCGCGTTCAGCGCGAGGCAGAGGCATTAATGGATCACGGCTATCAGGTGGATGTGATAGCATTATGTCATAATAGCCATCGGCGAATTGATTGTCTTCATGGAGTGCGAATTTATCAGATTCCCATCAAAAAGCGCCGAGGAAAAGTGCTGCGCTACTTCTTTGAGTACCTGGCGTTTTTCGTCATGAGTTTTGGGTTGGCAGGTCTTCTACATATCAGACGAAACTATCAAATTTGTTATGTCCACAATATGCCGGATTTTCTGATATTTGCGGCGATGATCCCAAAGCTTCTCGGTGCAAAAGTGATTATCGACGTTCATGATCCGATGCCCGAGCTGTTTTCAATTCTATATCCGAATAGGACCTGGCTCATCAAGTTGATCCAATTCCAAGAAAGGCTGAGTTTGAAGTTTGCGGATCAGATCATTACAACCACCGAGTTTATTCGATCAAAACTGATTCAGCGGGGCGCCCATCGGGACAGGATTTCGGTTATCATGAATTTGCCCGATCCTCGCTTATTTATGGGTCCCACACAGACGCTGAGCCAAGATTCGAGCCGATCGGAATTCGTGCTCTTATTTGCGGGCACAATTTCGAAGCGGAATGGATTAGGGACTGTCATCGCGGCATTGCCGATGATCAAAGATAAAATTCCAACCATTCAATTTCGGATCATTGGTAATGGAGAATACATTGATGAACTCAAGCAGACGGTGGCCGATTCGCAGCTCTTTTCCTGGGTGAAATTTGAACCGCCAGTCCCCCTCAGCAAAATGCCAACCGAAATTCTGCGCGCGGATGCTGTGATTTGGCTGCCGCCCAAAAATGATTTTAGTGATATCGTCATGTCCACCAAAACGCTCGAAGCATTAGTGATGGGGAAGCCAGTCATTACGGTGCGAACAGCTTGTCATAATTACTATTTCAGAGATTCCGACGTGATCTATGTTGATCCAGACCGCAGCGAAACGATTGTTGCTGCGGTATTGGATTTATATCAGGATCATAACAAAAGGCGGTATTTTGTCGAAAATTCTAGCAACATCGCCAAACGATTTAGCTGGGAGGTCGAAAAGCAGCGCTACTTCGAATTGATCGATCAATTTAACCAGAACAGCAAACAGCGATTTGAAAAGCGCCACAAAAGAGTCATTACGACCGATAATCAGGAATGA
- a CDS encoding SLBB domain-containing protein, translating into MRRALFIIGLGGIVVLSFIGNVVSQESAEQRIQVTKEAYLIGEEKNLEIIVHVWGEVRQPGEKRVPDGITILELISKAGGPTEFSDLSHVMLFSKASPALTDAEKSKLSSEEDRFILKDLEKLHATGRAEININQYLKNGKAQYLPRLLPGDVVQVKRNVWHKWQTFIRVVSQVAIVAQVWYWYSRID; encoded by the coding sequence ATGAGACGAGCGTTATTCATTATCGGGCTCGGGGGAATTGTTGTTTTATCTTTCATTGGTAATGTTGTCTCCCAGGAATCAGCGGAACAACGCATCCAGGTCACCAAAGAAGCTTATCTAATTGGTGAGGAAAAGAACTTAGAAATCATCGTTCACGTCTGGGGCGAAGTTCGGCAGCCGGGCGAAAAGCGCGTCCCAGACGGCATCACCATACTGGAATTGATCTCTAAGGCGGGCGGTCCCACAGAATTTTCGGACCTTTCCCATGTGATGCTCTTTAGCAAGGCCAGTCCTGCATTGACAGACGCGGAGAAGTCGAAATTAAGTTCCGAGGAAGATCGATTCATTTTAAAAGATCTTGAAAAGCTCCATGCGACGGGTCGCGCAGAGATCAACATCAATCAATATTTGAAAAATGGCAAAGCCCAGTATTTGCCACGGCTTCTGCCAGGCGATGTGGTTCAGGTGAAACGCAATGTTTGGCACAAATGGCAAACATTTATTCGAGTTGTCTCTCAGGTCGCTATCGTCGCCCAAGTGTGGTATTGGTATAGTCGGATTGATTGA
- a CDS encoding oligosaccharide flippase family protein, with protein MSLKLFGRNTLIYAFGTVFSHGAAFLLIPIYTHWLTMDEYGMLATLLISNQFMIILMNLGMRISLVRFTAEFEGSHKMAGLLGSSLMINVIGGILVTGLTTTWLMPLFQRALHCQNVFSLILLNCFGAFAQSLFIHVISLFRARNQAMKFMYANSAAAALMLLSTVIFLMVFHWGLKGVLIAQMIAYGIPFYVVVFDLVMKHDPWVSLRMMWRLLKFGVPLVAPQTAQSFMLAATLYLLSFYSDLQAVAIFSLGQKLAQIFSIILVTPFQLAFQPYVFANMDQPTIKQSMSKIFTYFILASAFLALVLLLGIYLIFPWIAPAQYAPAYLLIICLLPMHVVIGIAHFGESLLNIVKKTYITAAVILLCVAVSFVLNYRLIPSMSWYGAVLSLNISNLLIGIGLLSIGLGAFPLPLEWRKVFVALLSLALFLLSVSFVYEKNFLIFYTTNLVLASGVAMFLYWSHFFNQRELRFIFNTFAGKYWRRLVG; from the coding sequence ATGAGTCTTAAACTGTTCGGTCGAAATACTCTCATCTATGCTTTCGGAACCGTTTTCTCCCATGGTGCGGCATTTCTGCTTATTCCAATATATACCCATTGGCTAACCATGGATGAGTATGGGATGTTAGCAACTCTTTTGATCAGCAATCAATTCATGATCATCTTGATGAATCTGGGAATGCGAATCAGCCTGGTTCGATTTACTGCCGAATTTGAGGGCAGTCACAAGATGGCTGGATTACTCGGATCATCTCTGATGATCAACGTGATTGGTGGGATATTGGTAACAGGGTTAACTACCACCTGGCTGATGCCGCTGTTTCAGCGCGCTTTGCATTGCCAGAACGTTTTTAGCTTGATTTTGCTGAATTGCTTTGGCGCCTTTGCTCAATCGCTGTTCATTCATGTCATTTCGCTCTTCAGGGCTAGGAATCAGGCCATGAAATTCATGTATGCCAATAGCGCCGCAGCAGCGTTGATGCTTTTAAGCACGGTTATCTTCTTAATGGTGTTTCATTGGGGACTGAAAGGAGTCCTGATCGCCCAAATGATCGCTTATGGGATCCCATTCTACGTAGTCGTTTTTGACCTTGTTATGAAACATGACCCATGGGTGTCGCTCAGAATGATGTGGCGGTTGCTGAAATTCGGAGTCCCCCTGGTTGCTCCGCAGACCGCGCAATCCTTCATGCTGGCGGCCACTCTTTACCTTTTGAGTTTCTATTCCGATCTGCAAGCGGTTGCTATTTTTTCACTCGGCCAAAAATTGGCACAAATTTTCAGCATCATTCTCGTGACTCCGTTTCAGTTGGCATTTCAGCCATACGTTTTCGCTAATATGGACCAGCCAACCATCAAGCAATCCATGTCCAAAATCTTTACATATTTTATCTTGGCATCGGCCTTTTTAGCGCTTGTATTATTGTTAGGGATCTATCTGATCTTTCCTTGGATCGCTCCAGCCCAATACGCGCCAGCCTATCTGCTGATTATCTGTTTGCTCCCCATGCATGTGGTTATCGGAATCGCTCATTTCGGGGAATCTCTGCTTAATATTGTCAAAAAAACCTACATCACTGCCGCGGTCATCCTGTTGTGCGTGGCTGTGAGCTTCGTCTTAAACTATCGCTTAATTCCATCGATGAGCTGGTATGGCGCTGTCCTTTCTTTAAATATTTCAAATTTGCTTATCGGCATCGGCTTGCTGAGTATTGGATTGGGTGCTTTTCCGCTTCCACTGGAATGGCGGAAGGTGTTTGTCGCCCTTTTATCCTTGGCGTTGTTTTTACTCTCTGTCTCCTTCGTTTATGAAAAAAATTTCTTGATCTTTTATACGACTAATCTCGTGCTGGCAAGCGGAGTGGCAATGTTTCTCTATTGGAGCCATTTCTTTAATCAGCGGGAACTCAGGTTTATTTTCAATACATTTGCTGGAAAATATTGGCGTCGGCTTGTAGGCTAA
- a CDS encoding Wzz/FepE/Etk N-terminal domain-containing protein: MSAIENQQFDFSKYLQIIVQRKWVVVGCLMIVVIPVMILNQVLAPIYRADTKIIFEEHRSVADPSDPYRLLSNKSFIKNQIEEIKSRSVAEAVVQNLPVEVINSFPIPKNPGPNFSKEQYIAERIQKSIEAKAVPYSEVIEIHVEAYTPEAVALIANKLVEVLQERNLGAKIKETGNVRSIIEAQLETFKKQLDEAELALKTFREQNEVTSIDKEAEEIYRRITEAENIYNKTTANLDAARKRLAFIKEKLDKEREALGPALTETSSPWAQKLKQQLVDLEVQYTTLKLQDYAEDHPKLAKLREQIAEVKKNLKEESTKIATGESVVDPISQIQKFMSESIDIEIEIQTYQAQQMALKRVIDSYQQRLQQLPHKELRLAQLMRDKEVNEKIYKMLLEKKEETKITEAERVGNIRVIDPAKVPDRPSRPHKLLNLVLSIVFGLMLGCGLALSLEYLDRRVKAVEDIERITELNLLATIPVISFDRGWLARKILRSINGKASSHYDKQLVAASRSSSPEAEAFRTLRTRLLNASATSPKTVLITSPNPNEGKSLITANLGIVISQLGMKTLLIEADLRKPMLHLLFQKRRKPGLIDCLNALMKIPSVSKTAIVDEKTDLNSEGDWEERVSVFKNRIIATKFPNLDLLTSGSPTSNPSELLASPVMSMALEVLKKQYDIILIDTPPINAVSDAGVLKEFIDASVLVVRAGFDSEKEIRRAKELLQREQGEILGLVVNFATRWEKYYRYDYYYYDDHKKRKRRLQFN, encoded by the coding sequence ATGAGTGCAATTGAAAATCAACAATTCGATTTTTCAAAATATTTGCAAATTATAGTGCAAAGGAAATGGGTGGTTGTTGGATGTCTAATGATTGTAGTGATACCTGTGATGATTCTCAATCAGGTGTTAGCACCAATTTACCGTGCGGATACCAAAATCATCTTCGAGGAACATCGCAGCGTTGCTGATCCAAGTGATCCATACCGATTGCTATCAAATAAAAGCTTTATTAAAAATCAAATTGAAGAGATTAAGAGCCGCTCGGTTGCTGAGGCTGTGGTCCAGAACCTACCAGTTGAAGTCATCAACTCGTTTCCTATCCCCAAAAATCCCGGGCCAAATTTTAGCAAGGAGCAGTATATCGCTGAACGAATTCAGAAGAGCATTGAAGCGAAGGCCGTGCCGTACTCTGAGGTGATAGAGATTCATGTTGAGGCGTATACGCCTGAAGCGGTTGCATTGATTGCCAATAAACTGGTGGAAGTGCTACAAGAGCGAAATCTTGGGGCTAAGATCAAAGAAACAGGAAATGTCCGCAGCATTATTGAGGCGCAATTGGAGACCTTTAAGAAGCAGCTCGATGAAGCGGAGTTGGCGCTGAAGACTTTCCGCGAGCAAAATGAGGTCACTTCCATCGATAAGGAGGCCGAAGAAATTTACCGTCGCATTACCGAGGCAGAAAATATTTATAACAAGACCACGGCAAATTTAGATGCAGCCCGAAAACGATTGGCTTTTATCAAAGAGAAATTAGACAAGGAGCGCGAGGCGCTTGGGCCTGCACTCACGGAGACAAGCAGTCCTTGGGCGCAAAAGTTGAAACAACAATTGGTCGATTTGGAGGTCCAATATACCACTTTAAAGCTCCAGGATTATGCAGAGGATCATCCCAAGTTGGCAAAACTTCGGGAGCAAATTGCGGAGGTCAAGAAGAATCTCAAAGAAGAGAGCACCAAAATTGCCACGGGCGAAAGCGTGGTAGACCCCATTTCTCAGATTCAAAAATTCATGTCGGAATCGATCGATATTGAGATCGAGATTCAGACTTATCAAGCCCAGCAAATGGCGTTGAAGCGCGTAATCGACAGCTATCAGCAGCGTCTGCAACAACTGCCCCATAAGGAGCTGAGGCTTGCGCAATTGATGCGAGATAAAGAAGTGAATGAAAAGATCTATAAGATGCTGCTGGAAAAGAAGGAAGAGACCAAGATCACTGAAGCTGAACGGGTCGGCAATATCCGAGTCATCGACCCAGCAAAAGTTCCAGATCGCCCATCCCGGCCTCATAAGCTGCTCAATCTGGTGCTTTCGATCGTATTCGGATTGATGCTTGGATGCGGGCTAGCTCTGTCCCTCGAATATCTGGACCGCAGAGTCAAAGCCGTAGAAGATATCGAGCGAATCACAGAGTTGAATCTGCTGGCAACCATTCCAGTGATTTCATTCGATCGGGGTTGGTTGGCGCGAAAAATTCTTCGGTCGATAAACGGAAAGGCAAGCTCTCATTACGACAAGCAACTTGTTGCAGCAAGTCGATCTTCCTCTCCTGAGGCAGAGGCATTTCGAACACTTCGGACCCGTTTGCTCAATGCTTCAGCTACTTCACCAAAAACCGTGTTGATCACCAGTCCAAACCCCAATGAAGGAAAATCGCTGATCACAGCAAATTTGGGGATCGTGATCTCGCAACTTGGGATGAAAACACTGTTGATTGAGGCAGATTTGCGCAAGCCGATGTTGCACCTTCTATTTCAAAAAAGGCGCAAACCCGGGTTGATCGATTGTTTGAATGCATTAATGAAAATTCCTTCGGTGTCAAAAACGGCGATTGTTGATGAAAAAACCGATTTAAATAGCGAGGGTGACTGGGAGGAAAGGGTTTCAGTTTTCAAGAACCGAATTATTGCAACAAAATTTCCCAATCTGGATCTGCTGACCAGCGGCAGCCCCACTTCTAATCCATCGGAACTGTTGGCCAGTCCAGTCATGAGCATGGCATTGGAGGTGTTGAAGAAGCAGTACGATATCATTCTGATCGATACGCCGCCGATCAATGCAGTCAGCGATGCTGGCGTGTTAAAGGAATTTATTGACGCTTCCGTGTTGGTGGTGCGAGCTGGCTTTGATTCTGAGAAAGAGATCAGGCGGGCGAAAGAGTTATTGCAGCGGGAACAAGGCGAGATCCTGGGGCTGGTGGTAAACTTCGCCACTCGCTGGGAAAAATATTATCGCTACGACTATTATTACTACGATGATCATAAAAAGAGGAAACGCCGCTTGCAGTTCAATTAA
- a CDS encoding glycosyltransferase — protein MLKILHLSYDYTVSPEDNKTIAVRALIDETRHIAQCHVISLDRVASMKRERIASIGPGDVSIQSFGLPFGLFFKATLRRAYEKVLQAERMGLVELNQVDLIHAHKVSFEGYIGYLLAQRYSCALMVSIRQTDILLLKARPDLRPLARRILQSSTKIIYIVPYMIEAINKLLGEAFFKQQVEPKLVFLPNIVPRSIELRGQHPKNGVLMTALRLNKKTVLRKNLKNLFRALAEIDRPDIELQVLGDGEYLSHVRRWAEQLGIGSQVRFLGAVDNSKMDDYFANCTAFVLPSFSETFGYVYAEALLNGTPILYSKGTGFDGLFEGVGVAVDPHSIPSIREGLLNIMDRNEFYRTEIRRLHALRAFDIFHPFYARTTYLKCLNQIFGNGRAVEQSFWPIASLNRSVKLT, from the coding sequence ATGCTCAAAATTCTCCATCTTTCATACGACTACACCGTTAGCCCCGAGGACAATAAGACCATAGCGGTGCGCGCACTGATCGATGAAACACGCCACATTGCTCAATGCCATGTGATCAGTTTAGATCGAGTTGCCAGTATGAAGCGTGAGCGAATCGCCTCAATAGGGCCGGGCGATGTTTCCATTCAATCATTTGGATTGCCTTTCGGGCTATTTTTTAAGGCCACATTAAGACGTGCTTATGAAAAGGTATTGCAAGCTGAGCGCATGGGCTTGGTTGAATTAAACCAAGTTGATTTGATCCATGCCCATAAGGTATCGTTTGAGGGATATATCGGTTATTTATTAGCACAGCGATATAGCTGTGCTCTCATGGTTTCGATCCGTCAGACTGATATCCTATTATTGAAAGCGCGACCCGACTTACGGCCTCTTGCCAGACGGATTTTGCAGAGCAGCACAAAAATTATTTACATTGTCCCTTATATGATCGAAGCAATCAATAAACTTTTGGGGGAAGCTTTCTTCAAACAACAGGTGGAGCCAAAACTGGTATTTTTGCCCAATATTGTACCCCGTTCCATCGAATTGCGCGGCCAGCATCCAAAGAACGGTGTACTTATGACCGCGCTCCGGTTGAATAAAAAGACAGTCCTACGAAAAAATCTCAAAAATTTGTTTCGGGCCCTGGCCGAAATAGATCGCCCAGATATAGAACTTCAAGTTCTTGGGGATGGCGAATATTTGTCTCATGTTCGACGATGGGCAGAGCAGCTCGGCATCGGTTCTCAAGTACGGTTTCTGGGAGCTGTGGACAATTCGAAGATGGATGATTATTTTGCGAATTGTACCGCGTTTGTGTTACCAAGTTTCAGCGAAACGTTTGGCTATGTGTATGCTGAGGCGTTGCTGAACGGCACACCGATTTTATATTCAAAGGGCACTGGTTTTGATGGATTGTTTGAAGGCGTTGGTGTTGCTGTCGATCCGCACTCGATTCCATCGATCCGAGAAGGATTGCTCAATATCATGGATCGCAATGAATTCTATCGGACCGAGATCCGACGATTGCATGCCCTTCGGGCTTTTGATATTTTTCATCCTTTCTATGCACGAACAACTTATTTGAAGTGCCTCAACCAAATTTTCGGTAATGGTAGGGCTGTCGAACAATCGTTTTGGCCAATTGCATCATTGAATCGTTCGGTTAAATTAACATGA
- a CDS encoding Gfo/Idh/MocA family oxidoreductase codes for MMKPINIAVIGCGYWGPNLIRNFNANPHCNMKVCCDLNIERLKRMKLLYNEIETVTDYHQILESKDIDAVAIATPVRTHAEIARQCLSANKHVLVEKPITASVNECMELISLAKAHDRILMVGHTFEFTASVNKILEIIQSGELGDILYIASERLNLGLFQDDINVVWDLAPHDISIILYLLKRLPISVNAQGKAHYKKNIEDVAWVSLNFGEDLIAFLHNSWLDPYKIRKMTIVGSKKMLVYNDIEPNEKIKIFDKGIKAPAYYDTFAEFHFTYRYGDIYSPRVEEYEPLARECQHFIECIQNNQQPITDGYDGLKVVAILEAASESMKNSGKSVPIQLPSMN; via the coding sequence ATGATGAAGCCGATTAATATTGCCGTCATTGGATGCGGCTACTGGGGACCCAACTTGATCCGCAATTTCAATGCAAACCCACATTGCAATATGAAAGTTTGTTGTGATTTGAATATCGAGCGGTTGAAACGAATGAAACTGCTTTATAATGAAATTGAGACCGTCACTGATTATCATCAGATTCTTGAGTCCAAGGACATTGATGCAGTAGCGATTGCTACGCCGGTTCGGACGCATGCTGAAATTGCCCGACAATGTCTCTCGGCCAACAAACATGTCTTGGTGGAAAAGCCAATCACTGCGTCAGTCAATGAATGCATGGAACTCATCTCCTTGGCCAAAGCGCATGATCGGATTTTAATGGTTGGTCATACTTTTGAATTTACCGCGTCAGTGAATAAGATTCTTGAAATCATTCAGAGCGGAGAATTGGGAGATATTTTGTATATTGCCAGTGAGCGTCTTAATTTGGGATTATTTCAAGACGACATTAATGTGGTGTGGGATCTGGCGCCGCACGATATTTCGATCATCCTGTATTTGCTCAAGCGGTTGCCGATTTCAGTGAATGCTCAGGGAAAGGCACATTACAAAAAAAATATAGAGGACGTTGCCTGGGTATCACTTAATTTCGGAGAGGATTTGATCGCGTTCTTGCATAATAGCTGGCTTGATCCATATAAAATTCGAAAAATGACCATTGTGGGCAGCAAAAAGATGCTGGTCTATAACGATATTGAGCCCAACGAGAAAATCAAGATTTTCGATAAAGGGATCAAGGCGCCAGCTTACTATGATACCTTTGCGGAATTTCATTTTACGTATCGATATGGCGATATTTACAGTCCCAGAGTCGAGGAGTATGAACCTTTGGCGCGGGAATGTCAACATTTTATTGAGTGCATTCAAAACAATCAACAGCCGATTACTGATGGCTATGATGGATTAAAAGTGGTGGCAATTTTAGAGGCGGCCAGCGAATCCATGAAAAATTCCGGTAAATCCGTTCCGATTCAATTGCCATCGATGAATTAG
- a CDS encoding asparagine synthase-related protein produces MNLLSGKIILAPRPDGAIELTQQRFMTNQVDLHVERIAIFNFQNRNICYDSMSQIACGMIGYVSNLGEIKSQYGFENSSDVEVLSRLYCLLKTDFAAQLDGVYTIFIFDGAAKQIFLFQDRYGSQLPLYYVQHGNELFFSSSLKALLSIAPIKRELNIDAIYNFLYHKKTIAAEFTLIKRVNKLLPNQMIAIDLQSCSVMIRPIKRRDEKISRSVAKSELIRSITSNLERLYSHLSDRRIALTLSGGYDTNLLLSYLRKLSTASFTAITIGGITRNEIDQAKQIVRHYQPLHHITRVIPESLIDALPDIVWRTEGAVFNEGLFLQYALANILAEEGHQFIFLGDCADQQLDHYRNSWHQRLLRDLKRTIKSSWCGLALYRLTKQQEPISPKTAAFQAKFRRFSMNLYPFGDLDFEFILRKGGLMLNSVGIQGIYPYLNETTRAMSKALGRLNFRKRYYKNQVKASLDRNVAGYIQKGDGRTDIEYLITARQSLMSELLRTEFIRGILTKDQIDVLMNHSNYYPAIMLHLMYIYLFHQIFITGRFDAQFNQPGLSIILPTFFDGQKS; encoded by the coding sequence ATGAATCTACTGAGTGGAAAAATTATTTTGGCTCCTCGGCCAGATGGAGCGATCGAGCTAACTCAGCAACGCTTCATGACCAATCAGGTCGATCTGCATGTCGAACGCATTGCAATATTCAATTTTCAAAATCGGAATATTTGCTATGACTCAATGAGCCAAATCGCTTGTGGGATGATCGGTTATGTTTCAAATCTGGGTGAGATAAAATCACAATATGGTTTTGAAAATTCCAGCGATGTTGAAGTGCTCAGTCGGCTCTATTGTTTGCTTAAAACCGATTTTGCAGCCCAACTGGACGGTGTGTACACGATCTTTATTTTCGATGGAGCAGCCAAGCAGATCTTTCTTTTTCAAGACCGCTATGGCTCGCAATTGCCGCTCTATTACGTTCAACATGGCAATGAACTTTTCTTCAGCAGTTCTCTCAAAGCGCTTCTCAGCATCGCGCCGATAAAACGCGAATTGAATATCGATGCGATCTATAATTTTCTTTATCACAAAAAAACCATAGCCGCTGAATTTACATTGATCAAAAGGGTTAATAAACTGCTCCCCAACCAAATGATCGCAATTGATCTGCAATCGTGTTCTGTGATGATTCGACCGATCAAACGGCGCGACGAAAAAATCTCCCGCTCGGTGGCAAAATCGGAATTGATCCGTTCCATCACTTCAAATTTAGAGCGACTTTATTCCCACCTATCCGATCGGAGAATAGCACTGACTCTCAGCGGCGGATATGATACCAATTTGCTGCTCTCCTATTTGCGAAAACTAAGCACAGCATCATTTACTGCAATTACTATTGGGGGGATCACTCGCAACGAGATCGACCAAGCAAAACAGATTGTGCGTCACTATCAGCCCCTTCATCATATCACTCGAGTGATTCCCGAAAGCCTAATCGATGCTTTGCCAGATATCGTCTGGAGGACCGAAGGGGCGGTTTTCAATGAAGGGCTGTTTCTCCAATATGCCTTGGCCAATATTTTAGCAGAAGAGGGACATCAGTTTATCTTTCTTGGGGATTGTGCGGATCAACAATTGGATCATTATCGCAATAGTTGGCATCAGCGATTACTGCGAGACCTGAAGCGGACCATCAAGAGCTCTTGGTGTGGACTTGCATTGTATCGTTTGACTAAACAGCAAGAACCTATCTCCCCTAAAACCGCTGCGTTCCAAGCGAAATTTCGACGCTTTTCAATGAACCTTTATCCATTTGGTGACCTCGATTTCGAGTTCATTTTGAGAAAAGGCGGCCTGATGCTCAATAGCGTCGGGATTCAAGGCATTTATCCTTACCTAAATGAGACAACCCGAGCCATGTCCAAAGCTCTTGGTCGACTCAACTTCAGAAAAAGATATTATAAAAACCAGGTCAAGGCGAGCTTGGACCGCAATGTCGCTGGCTATATTCAAAAAGGAGATGGCCGAACCGATATAGAATATTTGATAACGGCACGCCAATCGTTGATGAGTGAGTTGCTCCGTACCGAGTTCATCCGCGGCATCCTCACCAAAGACCAGATCGACGTGCTGATGAACCATTCCAACTATTACCCAGCAATCATGCTTCATCTGATGTACATCTATCTCTTCCATCAAATATTCATCACTGGAAGATTCGATGCTCAGTTCAATCAACCAGGGTTGAGTATTATTCTACCAACGTTCTTTGATGGACAAAAATCATAG